CGGCGTGTTGGTAAACGTCACCAACGATGGCTGGTTCGGAAACACCACCGGGCCGCGTCAGCATTTCCACCAGGCGCGCGTGAGAGCCGTCGAGGAAGGTCTGCCGCTTCTGCGCGCGGCCAACAACGGGATCTCGGCCGTTGTCGATTCCAGTGGACGGGTCCTAGTTATGCTCGGGATAAATGTAAGAGGATCTCTCGACTCGATTTTGCCCGCGGCGCATTCTCGCCCGCCATACGCAGTCCTGGGTGATGTAATTTTTTTGGTTCTGGGACTATTCGTCGCCGCTACACTTTCTTTTTTCCACCGTCGCGATCGGTCTCGCTGACGCCCTCCAGATCAAGGGGTGACGGGTACGCGTTATTACACGGCGTACCCTCTTCGGTTGTGGTCTGCCCAACATCTCAATTTTGAATATGGCGTAAAACTTGTTTCATGCGGGTAAATTATTGACCCCGGGCCCTGACTTCCATAGGCAGAGACGACCGACGGGTTCTCGACGGGGCAGGGAGTAACCAATCTGATGTCTAAAGAGGACGCAATCGACGACGACGTCGACAGCGAGCGCAGCTCTCGTAAGCCGAACCCGATCGATGCGCACGTGGGGATGCGTGTGCGCCTTCGCCGCATGCTCCTCGGCATGAGCCAGGAAAAGCTCGGCGAGCATCTGGGGCTGACTTTTCAGCAAGTCCAGAAATATGAAAAAGGCGTGAATCGGATCGGGGCAAGTCGATTGTTTGATTTGTCGCGCGTTCTCGGTGTGCCCGTCCAATTTTTTTATGACGAGGCTCCGGCCGATCTCGTCGATACTCCGTCGGCACCAGGCTTTGCGGAACGGCCGACTGAAACATACGTGATCGACTTTCTTTCGACGCGCGAAGGTCTCGAGCTCAACAAGGCCTTTGTAAAAATTGCGGATCCGCGCGTGAGGCGATCCGTGGTGGAACTCGTCCGCACGCTCGGCGGAGACGAGACGATCGAGTGAGACGCCTGCGCGTCCCCGCGATTCCCGCGCCTGAAGGCCGGCCCGACGCACGGCGCGTCGCTTCGACGCTGGAGTTCTAAGCTTTTCAGGCCCCGGCGCTTGACCGAACCCGGTAAAACCGGCAAGACACCCGCGGTTTCTGCGGGGACGGTCGAGTGGCTTTTCCATTTCTCTCCCGGCCCTCGTTTTCAAGGATCGGCGCAGGCAAGAACGAGATCAAGGGGATCAGGGTGGCACGCCAGTCATTTTTGTTCACGAGCGAATCCGTTTCCGAAGGGCACCCGGACAAGGTCTGCGACCGCATTTCGGACGAGGTGGTGGACGCGTTCTTCCGCGACGGCATCGCAGAGGGGCTCGATCCGTGGAGCATCCGCGCCGCCTGCGAGACGCTGGCGACCACCAACCGCGTCGTCATCGCCGGCGAGTACCGCGGCCCGCGCTCGGTCACCGTGGCCCGGATCGAGGACATTGCGCGCACGGCCATCCGCGACATCGGCTACGAGCAGGCGGGCTTCCACTGGGCGAACTGCAACATCGAGGTGCTGCTGCACGGTCAGTCGGCCGACATCGCGCAGGGCGTCGATGCCAAGCAGCCG
This sequence is a window from Deltaproteobacteria bacterium PRO3. Protein-coding genes within it:
- a CDS encoding apolipoprotein N-acyltransferase, producing IGLQQLTRLRGGFTEGATPRPLLAVPGLPSVGGLICYEAIFPGVGAASAARPGVLVNVTNDGWFGNTTGPRQHFHQARVRAVEEGLPLLRAANNGISAVVDSSGRVLVMLGINVRGSLDSILPAAHSRPPYAVLGDVIFLVLGLFVAATLSFFHRRDRSR
- a CDS encoding methionine adenosyltransferase; this encodes MARQSFLFTSESVSEGHPDKVCDRISDEVVDAFFRDGIAEGLDPWSIRAACETLATTNRVVIAGEYRGPRSVTVARIEDIARTAIRDIGYEQAGFHWANCNIEVLLHGQSADIAQGVDAKQPANQEEGAGDQGIMFGYACRETPELMPAPIYYAHKILEDLARARKTKSGDAAKLGPDSKSQVTVRYEGGKPVGV
- a CDS encoding helix-turn-helix transcriptional regulator — protein: MSKEDAIDDDVDSERSSRKPNPIDAHVGMRVRLRRMLLGMSQEKLGEHLGLTFQQVQKYEKGVNRIGASRLFDLSRVLGVPVQFFYDEAPADLVDTPSAPGFAERPTETYVIDFLSTREGLELNKAFVKIADPRVRRSVVELVRTLGGDETIE